The genomic segment ACAGTGCATGTCGGGGCTTCAGATACAGAGATGTGCCTCATGTGGTCTGTACGTCACTAACCTCCTCTCTCTCACAGACGCCACAACAGCGACCAGCATCCCCAACACAACACCTGCGCTCAGCATTGTCTGGATGACAACACAGAGAGGAGAAACCACTACCTTGACTTGGCAGGGATAGAAAACTACACCTCAAAATTTGGACCAGGTATATTAGACaatgagtgcaggagtaggccattcggcccttcgagccagcaccgccattcaatgtgatcatggctgatcatccccaatcagtaccccgttcctgccttctccccatatcccctgactccactatctttaagagccctatctagttctctcttgaaagtatccagagaaccggcctccactgccctctgaggcagagaattccacagattcacaactcaccgggtgaaaaagttttttctcatctcagtcctaaatggcttaccccttattcttaaactgtgtcccctggctctggactcaacACAACATCAGGAAAACAttttctgcatctaccctgtccaaccctttaagagttcagtttaatttagtttagatatacagagtggaaacaggcccttcagcctgccgagtccgtgccggccaccaatcacccgtacactagttctatctggggcaatggggacaattcacagaagccaattaacctacaatcccgcacgcctttagagtgtggCCTCCCGCGGTCACCGCTTGAACTCCGTGCCACGGGGTGCCGGCTGCAGCCAGCATCGCCATCCTCTCTACCAGCGGCGCCACGATGCCACCCTTGGTTCTATACCAGCAATGTatcaactctgaagaagggtcccgacccataacgtcacgcttcccattttctccagagatgctgcctgatccgctgagttactccagcactttgcgtctatcttcggtgcaaaccaacatctgctgtaacTTTTTATTTCATCATACTCGGCACTCTGTCCCAGAATATAAACTTGGCTATTTGTTTGATGAATATCgttgcatagagtgatacagggtggaaacaggcccttcggcccaacttgcccacaccagccaacatgtcccagctacatcagtcccacctgcccgcgtttggtccctatccatgtacccgtctaactgtttcttaaatgttagggtaatcccagcctcaactacctcctctggcagctcgttccatacacccaccatcctttgtgttaaaaagttacccctcagattcctgttaaatcttttcccattcaccttaaacctagagaaactcagcgggtgcagcagcatctatggagcgaaggaaataggcaacgtttcgggacgaaacgttgcctatttccttcgctccatagatgctgctgcacccgctgagtttctccagcttttttgtgtaaccttcgattctccagcatctgcagttccctcttaaacaccttaaacctatgtcctctggtcctcgattcccctacactgggcaagagactctgtgcatctacccgatctattcctctcatgattttatacacctctataagatcacccctcatccacctgtactccaaggactagagacccagcctgctcaacctctccctgtagttcagaccctcgagtcctggcaacatcctcgtaaatcatctctgtaccccTCCATcctgctcagttcagtttattgtcaggcGTACGgagttacagtgaaaactttACTGATCCGACGAAGGGTCTCGAAGCCGAaatgtcgcccgttccttctcgtcagagttgctgcctgtcccgccgagcgactccggcattttgtatccaccttcGACTTTACTTGCCGACTAACGTACGCGTCCGTCTCAAGCAGGTTCAACTCCAGCGGCCTCCAGGAAGGAGAACCAGTCGAGGGTTTGGCAGCAAGCCAGGTCGCGCTCCCATGAGCCCGACGCATCGCACGGCCACCACAGGCGATCGCAACCCATCGACCCCGGACACGGCCACCCTCCCGCGCACAGCAGGGCGGTGGAACTGCAGCAACGACTGCGTAGCCAGGACAGCGCCAAGCATTCGGTTAAATCGCCCAAGGCTCCGGGTAAAGTCGCCGCGGCGGGAGCGGCCGGCAAGGTGGGAAGGAGCAAATCCTCGCAGGGTCCTCACGTGCCGACGGCATCCACTCCCgcggcagcggcggcagcggccgGCCCGGGTATCCCGTGTCCACCGGCGCAGCTCGCCCCGCAGCATCCGCCGGGCCACAGGAAGCACCGGCAGAAGGCCAGGGAGGCCCAGCAAGCCTACAAGACCTTCCAGCCCTCGCCGCGGGTGGCCGAGCAGGAGCACGTGAAGGACCTGCCGTCACTCCTGCTCTACGACGGACATGTTGGCCGCATGATCCAGAGACacgaacaccaccaccaccacgaaCACCACCACCACTACCACCACTTCTACCAGACATGAGCTGGGCCGGAAACCACTGCATCCGATTCTGAAAGACTGCGTTTTTTGTGACCACTAAACTAGACAGTATTGTTAATGATAGTTAAATATAAGATGAGCAGATCGTAACTTTCGACCATGAAATCTAATGAAGTGACACTAAAAGACTTAAGAACAGCTGACTACCTCCAGTTTTAAACCAGATTTTATTTTACTTGGCCTGTTGAATGAGTCACAAGGGGTTTTACTGTTCTGGATTACTTGTTACCTGTTTGGGTTGTCCACAATTTCTGTGATTTATCAACTGTGTTAAGATTGGCATTAAGCCACATTTGCCAGCTCTTCAGTTAGTGTAAGACAAGGTTGGttttatattttgttgtggacttCAAACCTTGTTTCGAATTTTTGAAGGGTTAGGGTTCCTAGAAGAAAGGAGTTATGACGCTGGTGGACATTAGTGCCGATATCTGTGTCTGCGTTTATtcgtgcaggagggaactgcagatgctggtttacaccgaagacagacacaaaatgctggagtaactcagcgggacaggcggcatctctggagagaaggaatgggtgatatttctggccaacacccttcttcagtctcaatagacaatagacaatgggtgcaggattaggccattcggcccttcgagccggcaccgccattcaatgtgatcatggctgatcatccccaatcagtaccccgttcctgccttctccccatatcccctgactctgctatttttaagagccttatttagctctctcttgaaagcatccagagaacctgcctccaccgccctctgaggcagagaaatccacagactcaccactctctgtgagaaaaagtgtttccttgtctccgttctaaatggcttactccttattcttaaaccgtgtcccctggttctggactcccccaacatcgggaacatgtttcctgcctcaagcgtgtccaaacccttaacaatcttaaatgtttcaatgagattgcctctcatccttctaaactccggagtgtacaagcccagctgctccattctctcagcatattacagtcctgccatcccaggaattaaccttgtaaacctacgctgcattccctcaatagcaagaatgtccttgctcgaattaggggaccaaaactgcacacaatactccaggtgtggtctcactagggctctgtacaactgcagaaggatctctttgctcctatattcaaatcctcttgttataaaggccaacatgccattcgctttcttcactgcctgctgtacctgcatgcttactttcatagactgatgtacaaggacccctagatcccattgtacttccccttttcccaacttgacgccatttagatggtaatctgcctccctgtttttgctaccaaagtggataacctcacttttatccgcattaaacttcatctgccatgcatctgcccactcccccaacctgaccCTGTCACACTGCAATCTCATAGTCtctactcaaaacatcacctattccatctatcctgagatgctgtctgtcccgctgagttactgcagctttctgtgtctatcatcTGAGTATATTTGTTGCTTAAATTAGGCAACTTCTGAAAAATGATCGATTTGAATGTTTTGGAACTGAACTTGCTTTTTAGTTCTTTTTGGGCGCTCAAAACTGTGTTGTATCTCCCCCAGGTTCACTTCATTCTAACTACATACTTACATTGAGTGAATTCACTAACCTAGCCCATGGATATAAGTTCCAACTTCCTGCatcaataaattattttattgcaGATCTGAGGTTTATATGggcataagttcaaggagcagaattaggccattcggcccatcaagtctactcctccattcaatcatggctgatctatctctccctcctggccccattctcctgccttcccctatTTCCTTTCACACCcaccctaatcaagaacctatcaatctccgccttaaaattatccattgactcagCCTCCACTAtaaattccagcgattcaccgccctctgattaaagaaattcctcctcacttcctttccaaaggtatgtccttttattctgaggccaggggaatggggagaaggcaggaacggggtactgattgaggatgatcagccatgatcacattgaatggcggtgctggctcgaagggccgaatggcctactcctgcacctattgtctactgtctattgtctccttcctaaaggaatgtccttttattctgaggctgtgacctctggtcctagactcttccacaagtggaaacatcctctccgcatccactctatccaggcctttcactattcatcaACCAAAAAACATTTAGTGGTATCACTCCTGTACGCAGTGCAAACTATGTGTGACTGGTGTGCCTATGCAAGTAAACCTTGATATTGTTCCCAAATTTGGCAATCCAGTACCAACCGTGGGTAGCAATTGTGCGTTAGACCTTGTATAATGTGACAAACCGTCTCAGATGTAGGACAGACTTTACACATCGAGAGGCCGGCAAGTCTATAATTTTATCTCAGGTGCATTTTCTCTTAAACTGtggtttgaatattttttatttttgttttggaaaGACTTTTGTCAGTTCTGTTGGCAGTCGGCTTCTGTGTGAAGGACGGGACGTGATGTAGCGTACGCTCTTCCTGGTTTTGAAGTAGTTCTCTGTAAAAGTTATGAAATGGCCTCGGAGTCGATGGGGGGCAAGATACCTTACCCCACGAGGGTGACGTCCTGGATTCTGGGTGAGGTGGGCGTGGTGAGTTTGTTGCACAAATGGAAGGAGGTCCCGGTGATTCTATGGACCCTATTTTGAGCTCTGTCGTGAAGGAATCCTGAAAGACCACTTGATGCTGATGAGGACGAACTGCTCAAGCCCTTTCACTCAGCAATAACGATATCAATGCAAAAAAAAGTCATCTTaattcttaattcttaagaagTTAATAGATTTTAGTTGTTGCCGCACAGAAAACAGGAGAGAGAATGAAAGCAAATTTGGCCTTGTGTCTCGGTGACGTTTCTGCTGCCCgtgcggagtttgcgcgttctccccgtggctgcgcgggtttcctccgggcgctccggttcccTGCCACACcccgaagacgtgcgggtttgaaggttaattggctcgacATAAGTGTGAAATTGtcgggggagtggatgagaaagtaggattacGTAGATCGGGTGTGagcggggtgatcgatggtcggtgcggactcggtgggccgaagggcctgtttccacactgcatctctaaactgcaaACAAATTgttatagaaggaactgcagatgctggaaaatcgaaggcacacaaaaacgctggggaaactcagcgggtgcagcagcatctatgggagcgaaggaaataggcaacgtttcggcccgaaacccttctggaaatagacaacgtttcgggccgaaacccggaagggtttcgtcccgaaacgttgcctatttccttcgctccatagatgctgctgcacccgctgagtttctccagcatttttgtgttctttcgattttggtctgaagaagggtttcggcccgaaacgttgcctatttccttcgcttcatagatgctgctgcacccgctgagtttctccagcgtttttgtgtaccaacaaatTGTTAAAATTGGTTGCAGCAATTAGCCCATCGGTTTTAAATCAGGTATTAGTAGACAGTTACCACAGGGAGATCACGTGTATTTCTAGTTGTAATATATCACGGAGGACTCTCTGTGTAGCTAAATCTTTGGACAAAGATACAAATGGTAACGGATAGCCCGGAATGAAGCCCGTGTTCCCCAATGCTTCCAAGTGATCAAATGGTCCATTACTGTGTGGCTTGGACTACATTTCGCATCTGTGAAAACCATATGTGGCCAGTGGCGGATTGGCCAGGGTGCCAGCTTgccccgatggcaagtgggcccctgatgaagtgggccccctttgtctcctggcaaccaatatttttagacccagtctgccactgaATATGGGGCAATGTCTTTCTTGGACAGTTATATCGTTGCTGAAGGACCACAGAAGAAGATGTTTTAAGATTGTGCCATGCCTAGTCAAAGCATCAATCTTGTAGAAAATGCattggaaaaaaaacaacacatatTCAGGATACTTTTTGAAATTTATGAAGAAATTCAGAGGCCAGGAAACCGTGTTTCATTAACTTGGGCTCAGACGGAACTGAATCTTGTTAGGTATGTTCAGAATGCTGCTCGTTTTGCCGTCGAGACCCTCGAAATATACTTTGTATTTATGGAATATATATTGGACTGAGAAATCACAGCATATTAGCTCTATGTGTCCTAGTGTTATAATTATTAGTAACCCTGTGTTATCAACGGTTTGATACACTCATGACCCATCATTAATATATCTTACACGTTTGTGTACATTCCCAATGTATATCATGTCTTCTGACCGCCACGTATAAGAAcagtatttaaatttaaatttgtatttACATATTGTACCATTCAGATGTAAATCTACTTATTTTACACAGTTCATTATGTTCCCTTCTGAAAGCACGTTTTTATTTCTCCGCAGTATCCTTAATTGAATATATCTGCCGGTCTTTTGTATAGTATATATAGATGGTTTTGACTAAATGCTTTATTTATTTAATCGTAAACTTGTGCCAACAGAAAACCCCTTTTCATTAAAGGTAAACTAGTCAATTATATTAAAAAGGAACGTGTGTCTGTGAGATTATTTGTTTTGTAAAATGTTGCGATTAATTGTTTTACAGCGAAGGTTTCAATGGtgcattttttttgtcacatgtgcaattgCCGAGTTACACACCCGaatgttgagtataggagcagggaggttctactgcagttgtacagggccttggtgagaccacacctggagtattgcgtacagttttggtctcctaatctgaggaaagacattcttgccatagagggagtacagagttcaccagactgattcctgggatgtcaggactttcatatgaaaaaagactggatagactcggcttgtactcgctagaatttagaagattgagggggggatcttatagaaacttacaaaattcttaaggggttggacaggctagatgcaggaagattattcccgatgttggggaagtccggaacaaggggtcacagtttaaggataagagggaagtcttttaggaccgagatgagaaaatcattttttacacagagagtggtgaatctgtggaattctcggccacagaaggtagttgaggccagttcattggctatatttaagagggagttagatgtggcccttgtggctaaagggatcagggagtatggagcgaaggcaggtatgggatactgagttggatgatcagccatgatcatattgaatgggggtacaggctcgaagggccgaatggcctactcctgcacctattgtctatgtttctatgtaatgctgaggctgtgTAAGGAGCTGGTTAGTCCGCACTTGGAGAagggtgagcaattttgggcgccatacctgaggaaggacgtgccagctctggagagggtccataggtggtttacgagaatgatccccagAAACACTTACGATGAGtgcttgtcggcactgggcctgtgctcgctggagtttagaagaatgaggggggacctcatttgaaacatacagaatagtacaaggcttggatagagcggatgtggagaggatgtttccactagtgggagagtctcagactagaggttgtagcctcggaattaaaggacgttgtgttaggaaggagatgaggaagagtttctttagtcagagggtggtgaatccgtggattggaggccacgtcagtggatattttgaaggcagagataggtggattcttgattcgtatgggagttatggagagaaggcaggaggatagggttaggagggagagttggatAAGCCAtgatggatggtggagtagacttgaaccGTTCGGCCAGCGAACCGACGTCCCGCTaatctcctcgcccggccatctttgtgtccctggGGCGccccctgcagccgaccttgaagcctgcagctggaggcattaccctggttcaccctcGCTCCTCGCGTCTGCCGTCTCCAGCTCCCCCCACCACCGGTCCCGCAGTCCGCCAAGAGGCCACGGCACCTCGCTAAAGCCTCACAGGACCTTACAGTACAGTAAAATGACcctaagtgtgtagggagtggatgagaaagtgagataacatggaactagtgtgaaaggggcAATCGATAGTCGGCGtgaaatcgatgggccgaatggcctttctaCACCCGTATCGCCAGACTAAAAACAAAACCAATGATTGAATCTTTAAAAGTCCACTATTTAAAAATCAAGCATACTCGTTAACATAGAAAAACCATTGTTACAAATAACTTTATTCCTGTTACTGTACTTGTTTTTTCTTGAACATCTTATTCAATGCCAATGGCCTTCaggaaatggagacacaaggaactgcagatgctggaatcttgagcaaaacataaagtgctggagtaactcaatctgaagggagggtcctgacccgaaatggtcatctgtccattccctccaaagatgctgcctgacccgctgagttcctccataactatgtcgtaaggaataggagtagaattgggccattcggcccatcaagtctactccaccattcaatcatggctgatctagctctccctcctaaccccattctcctgccttctccccataacccctgacacctgtgttTTGGTTGAACTGCTTGTGTGACAAGACTATTGTCTTAATACAAGACATAATTGGATGAGCTTGGCGCCGATGAGCGTAGCTTgatttctcctgacgtaggttgtcgccggtgctgacttcatagaaacatagaaattaggtgcaggagtaggccattcggcccttcaagcctgcaccgccattcaatatgatcatggctgatcatccaactcagtatcccgtacctgccttctctccataccccctgatccctttagccacaagggccacatctaattccctcttaaatatagccaatgaactgtgccctcaactaccttctgtggcagaagatcccacagattcaccacactctgtgtgaaaaatgttttcctcatcacagtcccttatccttaaactgtgaccccttgtcctggacttccccaacatcgggaacaatcttcctgcatctagcgtgtccaaccccttaagaattttgtaagtttctataagatccccccttcgtttttttttgttgttaaagtaatgattctatttcaaattttatgtcgaaaggGGGTCCAgtcgcaattttttcggcgacctgctgcgactatgacaatcgcctaaaaatagcctaagtgggacagtcccataacgcagcaactctaccgctgctacgccaccgtgacaACCCCTAAGTCTAACGTCAGCTGGTCTGTTTCCTCTGCGTATCCTGTTTCAGCGCCGTTTGATTACGGTCTTGCATTAAGACAATAGTCGTGTCACGCAAGCAGTTCTACCCAACTATTGTCTGAAGGCAGATCTTGTGGATAGATGAAAGGTTTCACATTGTCTGCTCGATCGGAACACTGTACAAAGCACTGGGGCCCTTAGAGAGTTGCAATGCGTCTGCAAATGATGCGGCCTTTGCACAAACCACCACAAAATGGAAGGATTGTATTAACAATGACTTACAAAGACTTGTAACATGGATCTACTGCCTAATTTGCAGACATAAAAAAAGCCAATCACATTTCTTCACTTGTTGCTCCTTGTTCTTCCATGTCCATCTTCCACGTTagaaatgttgacctcgctgtcaacgcaagcttccggcgacaatcagtgggagccatcacttgttgcaatagatgatggtggtacagggtagcagaattagctcggggtaCTTCCAGTTCCTGGCCCCGCacacgtggacacttctgctatggggcagcTTGTTCCTTCTGCAAAGTTCGTATCCTGTGCAACGAGTCTATTTGTCAAGTGTTAAAACAAGTCTTTTGCTGGACAACTCCTCTGTTAGATATTCTTTAAAGATTTACAGTGCCTTATTCTCTAAAACTCTCAATTTGAGAATTTTTCAGttccagttttagtttattgtgagtTTTGGATTGGGACACTTCATGGGTcccaggagcagaatcaggctattcattgaaacatagaaacatcgaaacatagaaaataggtgcaggagtaggccattcggcccttcgagcctgcaccaccattcaatatgatcatggctgatcatccaactcagtatcccgtacctgccttctctccataccccatgacaccttcagctacaagggccacatctaactccctcttaaatatagccaatgaactgtggcctcaactaccttctgtggcagagaattccagagattcatcactctgtgtgaaaaaatgtttttctcatctcggtcctgaaagatttcccccttatccttaaactgtgaccccttgttctggacttccccaacatcgggaataatcttcctgcatctagcctgtccaaccccttaagaattttgtaggtcgTATTGTAAATTCgggccatcaagtccactccgccattcaatcatggccgatctttttttccctctcaaccatcttctcctgccctctccccataatcccagacacccgtactaatcaagaatctggcaatctccgccttaaaaaaccTTATGACTTGACCTACACTTCcagcagtggcaaagaattccacagattcaccaccctctgactaaataaattcctcctcatctccttcctaaaggaatgtcctttaattctgaggctgcgccctctggtcctaaactctcccgctagtggaaacatcctctccacatccactctatccaagccttcttcagacacaaagtgctggagtttgtacgttctccctgcgacagcgtgcgttttctccggttgctccggtttcctccccaattagatcgtaaggtcataagtgataggattagaattaggccattcggcccatcaagtctactaggctatgcaatcatggctgatctgtctccctcgtttcttgattagtacgggtgtcaggggttatggggagaaggcaggagagtgcggttaggagggagagattgttcGACCATGActcaatggcggagttgacttgatggcctaattctactcccattccttGTGACATGACCTGAtgaccctcctaaccccactctcctgccccctccccataacctctgacacctgtactaatcaaacattcgaaagacgtacaggtttgtaggtggacatagagtgccggagtaactcagcgggtcaggcagcatctgtggaggacatggataggcaacatttgggATGGAGGTACGACTCTGTGGGAGAGTGCTTTGATTCCTCTCTCTCGGCCGTTGGTGATGTATACGGGTTGCTGCCAAGGCAGCCGTGAGAGGGCTTGGCTTTGGCCGCTGTTCTGAGCTGCGAGGGATGGAATCTTCGCCAGAACTCCCACGTCTCATCTCCTGCCAGTGACCGCAGCTGGGAAATTACTTACTTGAACTCTGTGTTAAAAGTGAATCAACTCCGCCTGTCGTTTTAGTCAAACAGGCTGTCAGGACCCGATATCTAGGTCACTCTAAGATGCTGGCCAGGCAAGGCGACTCTTAGAGTGCTGGTCCCAAttgctccgctatttttaatccCAGTTCAGTCTAGTTTTTTGTCACGCACTGcaccaactgcagatgctggtttaaaccgaaaatagacacaaaatgctggagtaactcagcgggacaggcagcatcactggagagaaggaatgggtgacgtttcgtgtcgagaccctgggTCTGCAGAAGAGTCTCCTTCTGAAtccttctagccagagatgctgtcttaaccgttgagttactccagctttttgtgtctatctgcagtacagtgaaaagcttttggtgcgtgctaaccagtcagcagaaagacaatacatcataatcatactttattaaccgagtatgttttgcaacttacgaggaatttgatttgccgtacagccttaccaataaaaaaacaacaaaacacacaaaagacattttaacataaacatccaccacagtgacccctccacattcctcactgtgatggaaggtgaaacatTTCGTTTTAATCActtccctcctttgttctccaggacagaaagttcagtgtggaaatgggagggggagttaaagtgtttagcaaccgggtgatcagATAGAtttatgcggactgagcggatgtgttcagcaaaacgatcgccgagcctgcgcttggtctcgctgacattgatttcactaatttcaaataacttctgcattccccctccctccctccctccctccctccctcccctccctccccaccctagtcatcctaacAGTTCCACTGGTCGCAACCCTGTACCCCTGCGTAAtcgcctcttccccagccaacaacgggccattgtgggctccacccttccttggtcatctgctgccggccctgctttgtccTGGGCCTTTTTCTTACCTCAATTTCCATCCCCTCCACTCCCAAGTCtgtagaagggccctgaccctaaacatcaccccaATGTTTCTTCCACACAGATGCCGCCCGATCGGCTGAGGCTGTTCCAGCTACTTCGTgcctatcttcagtctgaagaagggtcctgacccgaaactgcacaactgcagttgtacacagccctagtgagaccacacctggagtattgtgtgcagttttggtcccctaatttgaggaaggacattcttgctattgagggagtgcagcgcaggtccacaaggttaattcccgggatggtgggactgtcatatgctgagagaatgaagcaactgggcttgtacactctggagtttagaaggatgagaggttgtctcattgaaacatataagattgttaagggcttggacacgctagaggcaggaaacatg from the Leucoraja erinacea ecotype New England chromosome 17, Leri_hhj_1, whole genome shotgun sequence genome contains:
- the LOC129705031 gene encoding protein naked cuticle homolog 1-like isoform X2, producing MGKLHSKHAAVCKTRESPEGDSFVVNACLNRRGLEEWVAAQDKVPGCKAQPCRLSTAGSVGEFCRQGYSEEQYPLEVALPPENVEGFSHATEKKMEKGAGQGSMKKQLKFEELECDVSVQDDSRQEWTFTLYDFDNNGKVTREDITSLLHTIYEVVDTSVNNTPSSSKTLRVKLSVTPDAKQKRKGNQTCHADASSPWTKADSKSVEESKNPEKKSRPPLQRHNSDQHPQHNTCAQHCLDDNTERRNHYLDLAGIENYTSKFGPGSTPAASRKENQSRVWQQARSRSHEPDASHGHHRRSQPIDPGHGHPPAHSRAVELQQRLRSQDSAKHSVKSPKAPGKVAAAGAAGKVGRSKSSQGPHVPTASTPAAAAAAAGPGIPCPPAQLAPQHPPGHRKHRQKAREAQQAYKTFQPSPRVAEQEHVKDLPSLLLYDGHVGRMIQRHEHHHHHEHHHHYHHFYQT
- the LOC129705031 gene encoding protein naked cuticle homolog 1-like isoform X3, with protein sequence MGKLHSKHAAVCKTRESPEGDSFVVNACLNRRGLEEWVAAQDKVPGCKAQPCRLSTAGSVGEFCRQGYSEEQYPLEVALPPENVEGFSHATEKKMEKGAGQGSMKKQLKFEDITSLLHTIYEVVDTSVNNTPSSSKTLRVKLSVTPDAKQKRKGNQTCHADASSPWTKADSKSVEESKNPEKKSRPPLQRHNSDQHPQHNTCAQHCLDDNTERRNHYLDLAGIENYTSKFGPAGSTPAASRKENQSRVWQQARSRSHEPDASHGHHRRSQPIDPGHGHPPAHSRAVELQQRLRSQDSAKHSVKSPKAPGKVAAAGAAGKVGRSKSSQGPHVPTASTPAAAAAAAGPGIPCPPAQLAPQHPPGHRKHRQKAREAQQAYKTFQPSPRVAEQEHVKDLPSLLLYDGHVGRMIQRHEHHHHHEHHHHYHHFYQT
- the LOC129705031 gene encoding protein naked cuticle homolog 1-like isoform X1; the encoded protein is MGKLHSKHAAVCKTRESPEGDSFVVNACLNRRGLEEWVAAQDKVPGCKAQPCRLSTAGSVGEFCRQGYSEEQYPLEVALPPENVEGFSHATEKKMEKGAGQGSMKKQLKFEELECDVSVQDDSRQEWTFTLYDFDNNGKVTREDITSLLHTIYEVVDTSVNNTPSSSKTLRVKLSVTPDAKQKRKGNQTCHADASSPWTKADSKSVEESKNPEKKSRPPLQRHNSDQHPQHNTCAQHCLDDNTERRNHYLDLAGIENYTSKFGPAGSTPAASRKENQSRVWQQARSRSHEPDASHGHHRRSQPIDPGHGHPPAHSRAVELQQRLRSQDSAKHSVKSPKAPGKVAAAGAAGKVGRSKSSQGPHVPTASTPAAAAAAAGPGIPCPPAQLAPQHPPGHRKHRQKAREAQQAYKTFQPSPRVAEQEHVKDLPSLLLYDGHVGRMIQRHEHHHHHEHHHHYHHFYQT